In Candidatus Abyssobacteria bacterium SURF_5, the genomic stretch CATCTCCAAAACCACAAAGGAAACCCAACAGAGCCAATAAGAAGGAGCAGTCAGCAAAAATCCGCCCCCAAGGGCCGATTTAGATGCGTAAGCCCTACATCGCGCGCGATTGCTTTTCTCTTCCTGCGCATGTATAATGAGTGATGGAATAATTCCTTCCGAACCTGCTTATCCTGTTATTAAGATTTCCAATACGCATGCCGAGACTTGTTAAGAAAGAGAAACTTGAAGACCCGGAGAAACGAATTCCGGCATCGCTGAAAGCGGAGTTGGATCCCGTGCGCCTGCCCAAACATGTGGCCATCATAATGGATGGCAACGGCCGGTGGGCGAAAAGGAGAGGACTGCCCAGGGTCGCAGGGCACCGAGCCGGCGCGCGCGCTGTTCGAGAGGTTGTCGAGGCCGCGCGCGAACTCGAAATCCGTTACCTCACGCTGTACGCATTCTCCCACGAGAACTGGAAACGTCCCAAGCCCGAGATCAGAGCGCTGATGTCGTTGCTGCGGAAGTTCATTCGTGAAGAGCTTGAGGAAATGCTCCATCACGAAATCGGCATGAAGGTGATCGGCCGGATCGACATGCTCCCGCCGCGAATCCGTGATGAGGTTCAGGACATGATCGCGAAGACGGCTCATTGCCGGAAAATGACTGTTATCCTGGCCCTCAGTTACGGAGGGCGCGCCGAAATTGTG encodes the following:
- a CDS encoding isoprenyl transferase, translated to MPRLVKKEKLEDPEKRIPASLKAELDPVRLPKHVAIIMDGNGRWAKRRGLPRVAGHRAGARAVREVVEAARELEIRYLTLYAFSHENWKRPKPEIRALMSLLRKFIREELEEMLHHEIGMKVIGRIDMLPPRIRDEVQDMIAKTAHCRKMTVILALSYGGRAEIVDAARSIAEECVAGTLDPSQIDEKTFSRHLYLPECPEPDLLIRTSGECRLSNFLLWQLSYSEIYFVPVLWPDFTKEEFCRAIIEYQKRDRRFGGISR